The genomic interval GTCCGGTGCCGAGCCCGCTCGGCATCGCCGCGGCCTTCGCCGCCGGCGCCTCCGGCTACGTCCGGCACAACGAGCGCATCGAGGGCGTCGAGCGCGCCATGATGAAGGCCCGCGCCGGCGAGGCCGCGGTCGACCCGCAGCTGCTCCAGGGAGCCTTCACGGAGCTCCTCAACCCCGCCGCCCAGCCGGACGACGAGGGCGCCCGGCTGCTCCAGCTGCTGACGCCGCGCGAGGTCGAGGTGCTGGTGCGGGTGGCCGAGGGGAGGACACGCGACTGATCGCGGCCGGGATGGGAATAGCGCCCAGCACGGCGCGGACACATGTCCAGCGGGTCCTGATGAAGCTCGGCGTCGGGTCGAGGCTGGAGGCCGCGGCGCTCGCGGCCCGCACGGGGCTTCTGGACCGCGCGGCGGCGGGCGCGGCGCCGGTGCCGCCGCCGCGGGGGCCTGGGGGTCGGGGCCGCTGTAGTCCTGGGCGGGCCGGGTCCGGGGCCGGGTGACGGCTGTGCGGCCGAGGTGCCCTGCGGGCGGCCTTTCCCCAGCCCCGCCCCTTCCCGTAACTGGGGGCTTCGCCCCCAGGCCCCCTTCCGCGCTGACGCGCGGTGTCCTCAATCGCCGGACGGGCTGATTTCAGCCCGTCTGGGGGCACCTCCCAGCGGTAGCTGGGGGAGATTGAGGACCGGGGTCCGGGGCGGAGCCCCGGTTCGGGAAGGGGCGGGGCGGGGACAAAGCCCCGCGCAGCGGCCCACCCCGCCGCACCACCCACCCGGCAGCACCGCTTCCGGTTAAGGCGCCGCACGGGATGGGGAAGAGCCCCCCGTGAAAAAGACGGCGATCACCCTCGCGGACGGCCGCACCCTCCGCTACTACGACCTCCGCGACGACACCCCGCACGACACCCTCGACCCCCGCCCCCTCCGCCCCGACCCCACCACCCCCGAGATCCGCCACGACCCCTTACTCGGCGACGACGTCGTCATCGCCCCGCACCGCCAGGCCCGCACCCACCACCCGCCGCCCGACGCCTGCCCGCTGTGCCCCACCCGGCCCGGGGCCGCCCCGACCGAGATCCCGGCCCCCGGTTACGACGTCGTCGTCCTCGACAACCGTTTCCCCTCCCTCGCGGGCGACCTCGGCCGCTGCGAGGTCGTCTGCTTCACCCCCGACCACGACGCCTCCTTCGCCGACCTCGACCCCGAGCGCGCGGCCCTCGTCCTGGAGGCCTGGACGGACCGCACCGCGGAGCTCTCCGCGCTCCCCACCGTCGAGCAGGTCTACTGCTTCGAGAACCGGGGCGCGGAGATCGGCGTCACCCTCGGCCACCCGCACGGCCAGATCTACGCCTACCCCTTCGTCACCCCGCGCACCGGGCGCGTCCTGGACCGCACCGCCGCCCACCACCGGCGCACCGGCGGCCGGAACCTCTTCGACGACACCCTCGCCGCCGAGCTCGCCGACGGCCGCCGCACGGTCCTCGACGGCGCGCACTGGACCGCCCACGTGCCCCACGCCGCCCGCTGGCCCTACGAGGTCCACCTGTATCCCCGGCGGCGCGTCCCCGACCTGACCGCCCTCGGCGACGCCGCCCGCGCGGAGCTCCCCGGGATCCAGCTGGAGCTCCTGCGCCGCTTCGACCGGATCTTCGGTCCCGGGCAGCCGCCCACCCCGTACATCTCCGCCTGGCACCAGGCGCCCGCCCGGCATCCCCTCAGGAGTGAATTCGCCCTGCATCTGGAGCTCTTCACCGTCCGCAGGGCTCCCGGAAAGCTGAAGTTCCTCGCCGGTTCCGAATCCGGCATGAGTGTGTTCATCAACGATGTGCCGCCCGAGGCCGCGGCCCGCCGACTGCGAGAGGTAGCGAGCACGTGAATCAGCGAACGAGCGGCAGCACTTACCTGGTCACGGGCGGGGCGGGCTACGTCGGCAGCGTCGTCGCCGCGCACCTGCTGGCCGCCGGGCACTCCGTCACCGTCCTCGACGACCTCTCCACCGGCCACCGCGCCGCCGTCCCCGACGGCGCCCGCTTCATCGAGGGCCGGGTCCAGGACGCGGGGCGCTGGCTGGACAGCTCGTACGACGCCGTCCTGCACTTCGCCGCCTTCTCCCAGGTCGGCCAGTCCGTCGCCGACCCCGAGCCGTACTGGCGCAACAACGTCGGCGGCACCGCCGAGCTGCTCGCCGCCATGCGCGACGCCGGCGTCCGCACCCTCGTCTTCTCCTCCACCGCCGCCGTCTACGGCGAACCCGGCACCGTCCCGATCACCGAGGACGCCCCCACCCGCCC from Streptomyces albireticuli carries:
- the galT gene encoding galactose-1-phosphate uridylyltransferase, whose amino-acid sequence is MKKTAITLADGRTLRYYDLRDDTPHDTLDPRPLRPDPTTPEIRHDPLLGDDVVIAPHRQARTHHPPPDACPLCPTRPGAAPTEIPAPGYDVVVLDNRFPSLAGDLGRCEVVCFTPDHDASFADLDPERAALVLEAWTDRTAELSALPTVEQVYCFENRGAEIGVTLGHPHGQIYAYPFVTPRTGRVLDRTAAHHRRTGGRNLFDDTLAAELADGRRTVLDGAHWTAHVPHAARWPYEVHLYPRRRVPDLTALGDAARAELPGIQLELLRRFDRIFGPGQPPTPYISAWHQAPARHPLRSEFALHLELFTVRRAPGKLKFLAGSESGMSVFINDVPPEAAARRLREVAST